CGTATCTGGCTCCCGACGAGGCGAACCCGTTCGACAGCCTGGGCGAAGTCGAGGCGGCCAGCGGACGGTACGACGAGGCGATCCGCGACCTGAAGAAGGCGCTTTCGATCAAGCCCGACTTCACCCCGAGCCTCACCCACCTCGGCGTCGCCTACGCGGGGAAGGGGGACGCCGCCGCCGCGCGCGCGGCGTTCGAAGCCGCCGAGCGGGCATACAAGGATTCGCCGGCCCTGCGTCTCTCCGTCCTGATCGAGCTGTTGACCCTCGGCCACCGGACGAAGGACCTGGCGCTCGAGCACGAGGTCCTCGACCGGGCTTCCGGGCTGGCGCTCGGCGACACCCCCGATCCGCGGCCGCTGATGCGGGCCGCGGTCCTTTCGGACGAGGGAAAGTTCGACGAGGCGGTCGCGCAGTGGAAGACGTTCGCGCCTCCGGCGAAGGCGGACGAGAAGGTCCGCGCGCAGTACGCCCGGATCTCCGGCCTGTTGAGGGGCCGGATCGAGTTCCAGGCGGGGCATCTGGCGGAGGCGATCCGCTGGCTCTCCTCGAATCTCCCCGAGCCGGGCCGCGAGGGGACGCTCCAGGATCAGGCGATCGCGATCCGCTGCCGCGCCATCCTCGCCCGGGCGAAAGCCGGGACCGGCGACATCGCCGGCGCCGAAGCCCTTCTCGCCGTCAACCGGCGTTTCAACCCGAACAACGCCGAAACGGCCGAGGCGGCCGCCGAGATCGAGGGGAAGAAGGGCGCGTGAAGGCCGAGCACGCGACGGCGTTCGAGACCCAGCGGCGGCTGCTGCAGCTCGAGACGCTGTACGACGCGGCGCTGACGCTGCCGGCGATCGAGGCGGAGCAGCCGCTCGCCGAAGAAGCACTCGCGCGCGCGGCGTCCGTTCTCGACGCCTCGAGGGGCTTCTTCGTGACGCTCTCGGAAGACGGCGAGATCGGCGCGCGTGCGCTCCTCGGTTTCCCCCGCAAGATCGCGAGCTCCACGCTCCTCGCCGAGCCGCTCCTCGCCGAGCTCGAAGCCGCGGGCGCTCCGGTCGCGCGCGGGCGAACGTCGCTCCTGAAGACCCCGGTCGGCAACGTGCTCGGAACGGTGATCGGGTCCCAGGCCGGGAGCCTCGGCTGGCTCGTTCTCGCGGACAAGGAATCGCGGGGCGGAGATCTGCCGTTCACCTCCGAGGACGGCCGGTTCCTGTCGTCGCTCGCGGCGCTGTGCGGCGTCGCGATCGAAAAGCGCCGGCACGTCGCGCGGCTCGAGCGGGAGCGGCAGCGCCTCGAGGAGGAGAATCGCCGGTTGCGCGACGCGTCCGGGCGCGCCGCGGCGGACCTCTTCCTCGTCGGCGAGTCGGCGGTGATGAAGCGGGTGATCGAACTGATCGGCCGCGTCGCGCCCTCTTCCGTGTCCGTCCTGATCACGGGGGAGAGCGGGACCGGAAAGGAGCTCGTCGCGCGGCTGATCCACGAGAAGAGCCCGCGCCGACAGGCGCCCTTCGTCGCGATCAACTGCGCCGCCCTGCCCG
The sequence above is a segment of the Thermoanaerobaculia bacterium genome. Coding sequences within it:
- a CDS encoding tetratricopeptide repeat protein, with amino-acid sequence MKKGKTLLLAGSAVLVAALAAAFLVPPRRTVTTSSAEAYREYTAGQDELHRMYMSDARRHFEAALARDPQFVMAMVSMANIDMYSNPPAAKAWLAKANAGRSRVTRRERMVLDLLRAWSENRVDDATRLAIVLKDDYHDERGYSFLGSIAGSRGQTEEANAIYREWLATNPNNASAYNLLGYNSAFRGDYAEAVADLKKYAYLAPDEANPFDSLGEVEAASGRYDEAIRDLKKALSIKPDFTPSLTHLGVAYAGKGDAAAARAAFEAAERAYKDSPALRLSVLIELLTLGHRTKDLALEHEVLDRASGLALGDTPDPRPLMRAAVLSDEGKFDEAVAQWKTFAPPAKADEKVRAQYARISGLLRGRIEFQAGHLAEAIRWLSSNLPEPGREGTLQDQAIAIRCRAILARAKAGTGDIAGAEALLAVNRRFNPNNAETAEAAAEIEGKKGA
- a CDS encoding sigma-54 dependent transcriptional regulator, with protein sequence MKAEHATAFETQRRLLQLETLYDAALTLPAIEAEQPLAEEALARAASVLDASRGFFVTLSEDGEIGARALLGFPRKIASSTLLAEPLLAELEAAGAPVARGRTSLLKTPVGNVLGTVIGSQAGSLGWLVLADKESRGGDLPFTSEDGRFLSSLAALCGVAIEKRRHVARLERERQRLEEENRRLRDASGRAAADLFLVGESAVMKRVIELIGRVAPSSVSVLITGESGTGKELVARLIHEKSPRRQAPFVAINCAALPESLLEAELFGIEKGVATGVEARSGKFEQAQGGTIFLDEIGDMPPALQAKILRVLQERESERVGGRRKVALDVRVLSATHQDLARMIAEKRFREDLYYRLRVVEIALPPLRARREDLPRLVRYFLGRFAAREGKPVPSIDRGAMRALMAHPFRGNVRELENLLEGAAALAGGGTIRREDLQWIDAPVDEGTPGGEPDAVSLRQLETRHIQRVLRLAKGNKSRAARLLGIDRRTLYRKKI